One Glandiceps talaboti chromosome 2, keGlaTala1.1, whole genome shotgun sequence genomic region harbors:
- the LOC144452343 gene encoding signal recognition particle 14 kDa protein-like: MVQLENDAFLTELTKLFQKTRTSGSVYVTMKKYHGQTKPKPKDKKTDPHEHLEHKCLVRATNGKRKITTVISSKDVTKFQMAYVTVLKANMDNLKKKDKSSKSKGKKSKATQ, from the exons ATGGTGCAGCTAGAAAATGACGCT TTCCTTACCGAGCTGACGAAATTATTCCAGAAAACCCGAACATCTGGTTCAGTATACGTAACCATGAAGAAAT aTCATGGTCAAACTAAACCCAAGCCAAAAGACAAAAAGACAGATCCTCATGAACATTTAGAACATAAATGTCTAGTAAGAGCAACCAATGGAAAAAGGAAAATTACTACTGTG ATAAGTTCCAAAGATGTAACTAAATTTCAGATG GCATATGTAACAGTTTTAAAAGCAAATATGgacaatttaaagaaaaaagatAAAAGTTCAAAAAGCAAAGGAAAGAAGTCAAAAGCAACACAGTAG